One segment of Amycolatopsis alba DSM 44262 DNA contains the following:
- a CDS encoding glucose 1-dehydrogenase, which translates to MGITGKRFSGKVVLVTGGGSGIGRATAVAFAREGAQVVVSGRDGEKLRQTVKEIEADGGMADAVTADVSVGAEVERLVTETVRRHGKLDIAFNNAGVLGSPAPTADLAEDGFDAVVRTNITGVWLSMKHEIAQMRAGGGGVIVNMSSNIGSHIRLPGMAAYAASKAAVDVLTRTAARDHIAEGIRINAVSPGATDTDMSFRPGETEADRAERLGSVIPLGRIGAVEEIAAAVLWLASDESAYVVGHDIVLDGGVSA; encoded by the coding sequence GTGGGGATTACGGGGAAGCGATTCAGCGGCAAGGTCGTCCTGGTCACCGGGGGAGGTTCCGGAATCGGCCGCGCCACGGCCGTCGCCTTCGCACGCGAGGGCGCGCAGGTCGTCGTTTCGGGCAGGGACGGCGAGAAACTGCGTCAGACGGTGAAGGAGATCGAGGCCGACGGCGGCATGGCGGACGCGGTGACCGCGGACGTGAGTGTCGGCGCCGAAGTCGAACGCCTCGTCACCGAGACCGTGCGGCGGCACGGGAAACTCGACATCGCGTTCAACAACGCCGGTGTCCTCGGCAGCCCCGCGCCGACGGCGGATCTCGCCGAAGACGGCTTCGACGCCGTCGTGCGGACGAACATCACCGGCGTCTGGCTGTCCATGAAGCACGAGATCGCGCAGATGCGGGCGGGCGGCGGGGGAGTCATCGTCAACATGTCGTCCAACATCGGCTCGCACATCCGCCTCCCCGGAATGGCCGCGTACGCCGCGTCGAAGGCCGCCGTGGACGTGCTGACCCGGACCGCGGCCCGCGACCACATCGCCGAGGGGATCCGGATCAACGCGGTCAGCCCCGGCGCCACCGACACCGACATGTCATTCCGGCCCGGCGAGACCGAGGCCGACCGTGCCGAACGGCTCGGCTCGGTCATCCCGCTCGGCCGGATCGGCGCGGTCGAGGAGATCGCCGCGGCGGTGCTGTGGCTCGCCTCCGACGAGTCCGCGTACGTCGTGGGACACGACATCGTCCTGGACGGTGGCGTCAGCGCCTAG
- a CDS encoding winged helix-turn-helix transcriptional regulator, giving the protein MRADALTTPDQACPIAPVVDLVFSRWTTPILWTLNEFGRQRFVELERRIGSITPKVLTQRLRQLERDGLLTRTYHAEVPPRVEYEISDLGRSLAPLFATLADWSAENLQKVEEARSAYDSGS; this is encoded by the coding sequence ATGCGCGCCGATGCCCTGACGACCCCTGACCAGGCTTGCCCGATCGCCCCGGTGGTCGACCTCGTCTTCAGCCGCTGGACCACGCCGATCCTGTGGACGCTCAACGAGTTCGGCAGGCAGCGGTTCGTCGAACTCGAGCGGCGCATCGGCTCGATCACACCGAAGGTGCTCACCCAGCGGTTGCGGCAATTGGAACGCGACGGCCTCCTCACCCGGACCTATCACGCCGAGGTGCCGCCTCGGGTCGAATACGAGATCAGCGACCTGGGCCGGAGCCTGGCGCCGCTGTTCGCGACCCTCGCGGACTGGTCGGCGGAGAACCTGCAGAAGGTCGAGGAAGCCCGGTCGGCCTACGACTCCGGCTCTTGA
- a CDS encoding TetR/AcrR family transcriptional regulator, with the protein MSRVKEFDVDAACEAALELFWRQGYEATSVNDLVAGLGIGKASLYATFGTKHELYLTVLNRYIARGDERFLADFAAPGPALAGVRRLIDRYLAEILDESGRKGCFVVNAAMEMMPRDPDVARVVERSWDALEMALRMALSRAKAQGELVDAVDPEELAGFLLTVLQGMRVLGKGPDPAARAKATAKQAIAVVEAARKH; encoded by the coding sequence GTGTCACGGGTGAAGGAATTCGATGTCGACGCGGCCTGCGAGGCCGCGCTGGAACTGTTCTGGCGGCAGGGGTACGAGGCCACGTCGGTCAATGACCTCGTCGCCGGGCTCGGCATCGGCAAGGCGAGCCTCTACGCGACGTTCGGTACCAAGCATGAGCTGTACCTGACCGTCCTGAACCGCTACATCGCCCGCGGCGACGAGCGGTTCCTCGCGGACTTCGCCGCGCCGGGGCCCGCGCTCGCCGGGGTGCGGCGGCTCATCGACCGCTATCTCGCCGAAATACTCGACGAATCGGGACGCAAGGGCTGTTTCGTGGTCAATGCGGCCATGGAGATGATGCCGAGGGATCCCGACGTCGCACGGGTGGTCGAGCGCAGCTGGGACGCGCTCGAGATGGCCTTGCGGATGGCGTTGAGCCGGGCGAAGGCGCAGGGCGAACTCGTCGACGCCGTCGATCCGGAAGAGCTGGCGGGCTTCCTGCTCACCGTCCTGCAGGGGATGCGGGTGCTGGGCAAGGGGCCGGATCCCGCGGCGCGGGCCAAGGCGACGGCGAAGCAGGCCATCGCGGTCGTGGAAGCCGCTCGCAAGCACTGA
- a CDS encoding DUF3618 domain-containing protein gives MTDFPKNAEEARADRDATREELTETLDALSKKMDVKTRVSENLDAKVDQVGAKISDKVSEPAAEKFRQGTEVVRANPLPIFAGVLALLVTIRLILRKRSSS, from the coding sequence ATGACCGATTTCCCCAAGAACGCGGAAGAAGCCCGCGCCGATCGCGACGCGACCCGCGAGGAACTCACGGAGACTCTCGACGCGCTGAGCAAGAAGATGGACGTCAAGACAAGGGTCAGCGAAAACCTCGATGCCAAAGTCGACCAGGTCGGCGCCAAGATCTCCGACAAGGTTTCCGAACCCGCGGCGGAGAAATTCCGTCAAGGCACCGAAGTCGTCCGCGCGAATCCCCTTCCGATCTTCGCCGGTGTTCTCGCCTTGCTGGTGACGATCCGGCTCATCCTGCGAAAGAGGTCTTCGTCGTGA